In the Ctenopharyngodon idella isolate HZGC_01 chromosome 4, HZGC01, whole genome shotgun sequence genome, one interval contains:
- the LOC127511461 gene encoding serine/threonine-protein kinase pim-1 → MENSSTEKKNDGSTLIKRTWRTVKRAAGRLIKRNSAAPPRPQPDTDSAHPQPGPSVPEQKESLDLTDLELDPSFFEPPDFLDLTDLLPSFPESPGAPLKESEDPTWLRTISCPGPSPLPLSELYDVEEDIGRGYFGTVCKGIRKSDGQQVAIKFIKKLTTGRFADRFITVPGVSEPLFAEVALNLLLNRPPLSPNILHMLDWFEEEDRYILILEYSEPCRNLYGFVFQEKLSESQARSLMYQAVLAAKHCLDGGVFHRDIKLDNYVINTATNRVQLIDFGCGEVAKSGIKGQFIGFACPPEYFADFEYEAEPTTVWSLGIMMYRTVCSCNPLRKEDGRLSFDSRVSAEFQDLITWCLALNPAERATMEDILQHEWFRPERMAGAI, encoded by the exons ATGGAGAACAGCTCGACAG AAAAGAAGAATGACGGCAGTACGCTCATCAAAAGAACGTGGCGGACTGTAAAACGTGCAGCAGGGCGTCTCATAAAGCGCAACAGTGCGGCTCCACCTCGTCCACAGCCCGACACGGATTCAGCCCATCCTCAGCCGGGTCCATCTGTTCCTGAGCAAAAGGAATCGCTGGATCTGACTGATCTTGAGCTGGATCCGTCCTTCTTTGAGCCACCGGATTTTCTGGATCTGACTGATCTTCTTCCGTCATTTCCAGAATCTCCAGGTGCTCCTTTGAAGGAAAGCGAAGACCCAACCTGGTTAAGAACCATCTCTTGCCCGGGACCATCTCCCC TTCCATTGTCTGAACTTTATGACGTGGAAGAGGATATTGGACGAGGATACTTCGGCACTGTGTGCAAAGGGATCCGGAAATCTGATGGCCAGCAG GTCGCCATCAAATTTATCAAGAAGCTTACAACAGGCCGGTTTGCAGACAGGTTTATCACAGTG CCTGGAGTTTCCGAGCCTCTGTTTGCGGAAGTGGCGTTAAACCTGCTGCTGAATCGGCCTCCGTTAAGCCCCAACATTTTGCACATGCTGGACTGGTTTGAGGAGGAAGATCGGTACATCCTCATCCTGGAGTATTCAGAGCCCTGCAGAAACCTGTACGGATTCGTCTTCCAGGAAAAGCTGAGCGAATCACAGGCGCGTAGCTTGATGTACCAAGCGGTGCTCGCGGCCAAGCACTGTCTTGACGGAGGTGTCTTCCACCGTGACATCAAGCTCGACAACTACGTGATCAATACGGCGACGAACCGGGTCCAACTGATAGACTTTGGCTGCGGTGAAGTCGCCAAAAGTGGCATTAAGGGTCAATTCATTG GATTTGCCTGCCCTCCTGAATATTTTGCGGACTTTGAATATGAGGCAGAGCCAACCACCGTCTGGTCTCTGGGGATTATGATGTACAGAACGGTGTGCAGCTGTAACCCCCTGAGAAAGGAAGATGGCCGCCTGAGTTTTGACTCCAGAGTCTCCGCAG AATTTCAGGACTTGATCACATGGTGTCTGGCTCTTAACCCAGCGGAGAGAGCGACCATGGAGGACATCCTGCAGCACGAATGGTTTCGGCCTGAACGCATGGCCGGAGCCATTTAG